Proteins from one Terriglobus tenax genomic window:
- a CDS encoding ABC transporter ATP-binding protein, whose translation MSIVQLEHVRKVYDNKVAVEDLSFSIEPGTMFGLLGPNGSGKTSSIRMMVGITMPDSGVVRLFGQPFTRDALKRVSYLPEERGLYKKMKVIDQLVFLGQLRGLDEATALKRSHEWCERMQITEAIPKKTEELSKGMQQKIQFISTLLHEPELIIMDEPFSGLDPVNAVLLIDTLMDLRKQGKAILFSTHRMDQVEKMCDAICLISRGKTVLNGTMREVKSKYPRNRVVMTFEGDAGFLRHPGIEEAKLYNNSAEIVLKDEAVAQQILAEAVAAGTTITKFEVMEPTLEEIFIQEVGAGGNVDA comes from the coding sequence ATGTCCATTGTTCAGCTGGAACACGTTCGCAAGGTTTATGACAACAAGGTCGCGGTGGAGGATCTTTCCTTCTCCATCGAGCCCGGCACGATGTTCGGCCTGCTGGGGCCGAACGGATCAGGCAAAACCAGCTCCATCCGCATGATGGTCGGCATTACGATGCCGGACTCCGGCGTGGTGCGGTTGTTTGGCCAGCCGTTTACGCGCGATGCGTTGAAGCGTGTCTCGTACCTGCCGGAAGAGCGCGGTCTCTACAAGAAGATGAAGGTGATTGATCAGCTTGTCTTCCTGGGCCAGTTGCGCGGGCTGGACGAGGCCACGGCGCTGAAGCGCAGCCATGAGTGGTGCGAGCGTATGCAGATTACCGAGGCGATTCCGAAGAAGACGGAAGAGCTGTCGAAGGGCATGCAGCAGAAGATCCAGTTCATCTCAACGCTGCTGCATGAGCCGGAGCTGATCATCATGGATGAGCCGTTCTCTGGGCTGGATCCGGTGAACGCGGTGCTGCTGATTGATACGCTGATGGATCTACGCAAGCAGGGCAAGGCGATCCTGTTCTCCACGCACCGCATGGACCAGGTGGAGAAGATGTGCGATGCCATCTGCCTGATCTCCCGTGGCAAGACGGTGCTAAACGGGACGATGCGCGAGGTGAAGTCAAAGTATCCGCGCAACCGCGTGGTGATGACGTTTGAGGGCGACGCGGGCTTTTTGCGGCATCCGGGGATTGAAGAGGCGAAGCTGTACAACAACTCCGCCGAGATTGTTCTGAAGGATGAGGCCGTGGCCCAGCAGATTCTGGCCGAGGCGGTTGCCGCCGGAACGACGATTACGAAGTTTGAAGTGATGGAGCCGACGCTGGAAGAGATCTTTATCCAGGAAGTGGGCGCGGGAGGGAATGTCGATGCCTAG
- a CDS encoding DUF374 domain-containing protein has product MPWTPAQRVQLFLLPRLASILIRTLGCTLRFEEVLGPGVTRGDLIPGPTVFAFWHRSLLIAAYRFRNLGIAILISQSFDGELIARTVERLGFHAVRGSSSRGGASGLLAMETAYRSGHICAFTADGPRGPNMIAKPGVTALANRAHTWVGAFHLQPQKAWVLRSWDRFLIPKPFSRVAVSWPQHTAANPTPEATQAMMDEAVRMAQARTGTL; this is encoded by the coding sequence ATGCCCTGGACCCCAGCCCAACGCGTACAGTTGTTCCTCCTCCCGCGCCTGGCCTCGATCCTCATCCGCACCCTGGGTTGCACCCTTCGCTTTGAAGAGGTCCTCGGCCCCGGCGTCACCCGCGGCGACCTGATCCCCGGCCCCACCGTCTTCGCCTTCTGGCACCGCTCCCTGCTCATCGCCGCTTACCGCTTCCGCAACCTCGGCATCGCCATCCTCATCTCGCAGTCGTTTGACGGAGAACTCATCGCCCGCACCGTCGAGCGCCTCGGCTTCCATGCCGTGCGCGGCTCCAGCTCGCGCGGCGGAGCTTCCGGTCTCCTCGCCATGGAAACCGCCTACCGCAGCGGACACATCTGCGCCTTCACCGCAGACGGCCCCCGCGGCCCCAACATGATCGCAAAGCCCGGAGTCACTGCACTGGCCAACCGCGCCCATACCTGGGTCGGAGCCTTCCACCTGCAGCCGCAGAAGGCCTGGGTCCTGCGCTCCTGGGACCGCTTCCTCATTCCAAAACCCTTCAGCCGCGTCGCCGTCAGCTGGCCCCAACACACCGCCGCAAACCCCACGCCGGAAGCCACGCAGGCGATGATGGACGAAGCCGTGCGCATGGCACAGGCACGCACAGGGACGCTCTAA
- the queA gene encoding tRNA preQ1(34) S-adenosylmethionine ribosyltransferase-isomerase QueA — protein MQDLLVKDFDFHLPEELIAQQPLPERDASRMLVLNRQTGEFRDDHFRSLSSLLNPGDLLILNNSRVIPARLYATRTGYTGQIEVLLTQQIAPFEWTALVRPGKKVRIGTTLLFGDQLQAEVIAAGEFGERTLRFIPVDDFFARLDRIGHIPLPPYMHREDTAADRERYQTVYNQQPGSAAAPTAGLHFTPRVLEEIKSRGVHIAHITLHVGLGTFQPVRVDRLADIHLHTEHYTLPEATATAVALAQREGRRIVAAGTTTVRTLEHCARTSLEPHSGQTSIFLSPGNEFHLVQALLTNFHLPQSTLLMLVSALAGRENVLRAYNHAVEQRYRFFSYGDCMFVS, from the coding sequence ATGCAAGACCTCCTCGTCAAAGACTTCGACTTCCACCTTCCGGAAGAGCTCATCGCGCAGCAGCCGCTGCCCGAGCGCGACGCCTCACGCATGCTCGTCCTCAACCGTCAGACAGGTGAGTTCCGCGACGACCACTTCCGTTCCCTGTCCTCACTGCTGAACCCCGGCGACCTGCTCATCCTCAACAACAGCCGCGTCATCCCGGCCCGCCTCTACGCCACCCGCACTGGCTACACGGGCCAGATCGAAGTTCTGCTCACCCAGCAAATAGCTCCCTTTGAGTGGACAGCCCTCGTCCGCCCGGGCAAGAAGGTCCGCATCGGCACCACCCTCCTCTTCGGCGACCAGCTGCAAGCCGAGGTCATCGCCGCCGGCGAGTTCGGCGAACGCACTCTTCGCTTCATCCCGGTCGACGACTTCTTCGCCCGCCTCGACCGCATCGGCCACATCCCTCTGCCGCCTTACATGCACCGCGAAGACACGGCCGCCGACCGCGAGCGCTACCAGACCGTCTACAACCAGCAGCCCGGCTCCGCCGCCGCACCCACCGCCGGCCTGCACTTCACACCGCGCGTTCTGGAAGAGATCAAGTCTCGCGGCGTCCACATTGCGCACATCACCCTACACGTCGGCCTCGGCACCTTCCAGCCCGTCCGCGTCGACCGCCTGGCGGACATCCACCTGCACACCGAGCACTACACCCTGCCCGAAGCCACCGCCACAGCCGTCGCCCTGGCCCAGCGCGAAGGCCGCCGCATCGTCGCCGCCGGAACCACCACCGTCCGCACACTGGAACACTGCGCCCGCACCTCGCTGGAACCCCACAGCGGACAGACCAGCATCTTCCTCTCCCCAGGCAACGAGTTCCACCTCGTCCAGGCCCTGCTCACCAACTTCCACCTGCCGCAGTCCACGTTGCTCATGCTGGTCAGCGCGCTCGCCGGACGCGAAAACGTCCTCCGCGCCTACAACCACGCTGTCGAACAACGCTACCGCTTCTTCAGCTACGGCGACTGCATGTTTGTGAGCTAG
- the glmM gene encoding phosphoglucosamine mutase, which produces MRKLFGTDGIRAVAGESPLDPKTIYAVGLALAHSLTSSKEVLLGMDTRESSEWIAATLIAGLNAGGATARLAGVITTPAVAYLARKHGFGAGIVISASHNPWQDNGIKLFGPDGYKLSDEIELAIEDEIFRHLATLTHDSIAADKLLEPDESYRAEYIQFLRAQVPDLSLDGKTIVVDCANGAASSVAAQLFAGLGGEIRITHASPNGRNINEGCGALHPKVVAAEVAASHASMGITFDGDADRSLFADEHGKVVNGDAVMLLAARDLKSRGQLANDTVVATTMSNMGLEAALKRSGIRMLRAPVGDKYVLEEMRASGASLGGEQSGHILFPQLSTTGDGLQTALAVLNVLHTSGQSLAELTADLKVFPQVIVNVKVREKKPLDGFPAIVATITAAEEELKDTGRVVIRYSGTEALARVMIEAEDEARMKHHAEAIADAIRTELGI; this is translated from the coding sequence ATGCGAAAGCTGTTTGGAACCGACGGCATCCGCGCCGTCGCGGGGGAATCCCCGCTCGACCCTAAGACCATCTACGCCGTGGGCCTGGCACTTGCCCACTCCCTCACCTCGTCCAAGGAAGTCCTGCTCGGCATGGACACCCGCGAGAGCTCCGAGTGGATCGCCGCCACTCTCATCGCCGGCCTCAACGCCGGTGGCGCTACCGCGCGCCTTGCCGGAGTCATCACGACGCCCGCCGTCGCCTACCTGGCGCGCAAGCACGGCTTCGGCGCGGGCATCGTCATCTCCGCCTCGCACAATCCCTGGCAGGACAACGGCATCAAGCTCTTCGGCCCCGACGGCTACAAGCTCTCCGACGAGATTGAGCTGGCCATCGAAGACGAGATCTTCCGCCACCTCGCCACCCTCACGCACGACTCCATCGCCGCAGACAAGCTGCTCGAGCCCGACGAGAGCTACCGTGCCGAGTACATCCAGTTCCTCCGCGCCCAGGTCCCGGACCTTTCGCTCGATGGCAAGACCATTGTCGTCGACTGCGCCAACGGCGCGGCCAGCTCCGTCGCCGCCCAGCTCTTCGCCGGTCTCGGTGGGGAGATCCGCATCACCCACGCCAGCCCCAACGGCCGCAACATCAATGAAGGTTGCGGAGCTCTGCACCCGAAGGTCGTCGCGGCAGAGGTCGCAGCCTCCCACGCCAGCATGGGCATCACATTCGACGGCGACGCCGACCGCTCCCTCTTCGCCGACGAGCATGGCAAGGTCGTCAACGGAGACGCCGTGATGCTGCTCGCAGCCCGCGACCTGAAGTCTCGTGGACAACTGGCCAACGACACCGTCGTCGCCACCACCATGTCCAACATGGGCCTGGAAGCCGCCCTGAAGCGCAGCGGCATCCGCATGCTGCGCGCTCCCGTCGGCGACAAGTACGTCCTCGAAGAGATGCGCGCCTCCGGAGCCTCCCTCGGCGGCGAACAGTCCGGCCACATTCTCTTCCCGCAGCTCTCCACCACCGGCGACGGCCTGCAGACCGCCCTGGCCGTGCTCAACGTCCTCCACACCAGCGGCCAAAGCCTGGCCGAACTGACCGCCGACCTGAAGGTCTTCCCGCAGGTCATCGTCAACGTCAAGGTGCGCGAGAAGAAGCCGCTCGACGGCTTCCCTGCCATCGTCGCCACCATCACAGCCGCCGAAGAAGAGCTGAAAGACACCGGCCGCGTCGTCATCCGCTACAGCGGCACCGAAGCCCTTGCCCGCGTCATGATCGAAGCCGAGGACGAAGCCAGGATGAAACACCACGCCGAAGCCATCGCGGATGCCATCCGAACCGAGCTTGGGATTTAG
- a CDS encoding tetratricopeptide repeat protein, translated as MDSQTRHNLKQDALATAAENSLDWAHKNRSTAIRYAVVVLVVLLVVVGGFVLYNVRSSAANRAFGEAMETYQADIAEPGVPAQPGVKTYASAQERAKAAHDKFQQVADSYGLTSTGKLALYFSGLTAIEANQTSTAQSTLEQVAGSWNSDLAALAKLSLASLYHQGGQDQKSIDLYNQLIAKPTPSVPAATAQLQLAALYESKGQEADARKIYAQIKDKEAKTAAGSIADQRLNPGAARQ; from the coding sequence TTGGATAGTCAGACCCGCCACAACCTGAAGCAAGACGCCCTCGCCACCGCAGCCGAGAACAGCCTGGACTGGGCCCACAAGAACCGCTCCACCGCGATCCGCTACGCTGTGGTCGTACTTGTCGTTCTGCTCGTCGTCGTGGGCGGCTTCGTCCTCTACAACGTGCGTTCCAGCGCGGCCAACCGCGCCTTCGGCGAAGCCATGGAGACCTACCAGGCCGATATCGCCGAGCCCGGCGTTCCGGCTCAGCCCGGCGTCAAGACCTACGCCTCCGCACAGGAGCGCGCCAAGGCCGCCCATGACAAATTCCAGCAGGTGGCCGACAGCTACGGCTTGACCTCCACCGGCAAGCTGGCTCTGTACTTCTCCGGCCTCACGGCCATTGAGGCCAACCAGACCTCCACCGCGCAGTCCACGCTGGAGCAGGTGGCCGGCTCCTGGAACAGCGATCTGGCGGCTCTCGCCAAGCTCTCGCTGGCCAGCCTGTATCACCAGGGCGGACAGGACCAGAAGTCGATTGACCTGTACAACCAGCTCATCGCCAAGCCGACCCCGTCGGTTCCGGCCGCCACCGCGCAGCTGCAGCTTGCCGCCCTGTACGAGTCCAAGGGCCAGGAAGCAGATGCCCGCAAGATCTACGCACAGATCAAGGACAAGGAAGCAAAGACCGCTGCCGGCTCCATCGCCGACCAGCGTCTGAATCCCGGCGCCGCGCGCCAGTAG
- a CDS encoding ABC transporter permease codes for MPSNTYLIARREYLERVRTKAFLVTTMLIPLLMGGGLLFSVLKSRHAKSASHITVVSTDTDLALALQDELEHGKDSAMEVDVISPPSGNTRKAVVDETVDKQIDGFLWIEMKDGRPKATYTSMSTGDISTAQTLESALRRAAMREGMQHKGMEAGEIKAMMEPVEVEAETIKNGEISKSDTVTAFFGAYILFFLMYMAVMLHGMNVARSIIEEKTSRVFEVMLATVKPQEMMTGKLLGVGAVGLTQIGIWVAAALALTAPQVAGAVGAGAVHISFSLGQIVAFIGYFVMGFLLYSGIAAAIGAMVNSEQELQQFNMVIAMPMAVCMFVLVPVISNPNSTFSRVMSLIPTCTPLLMYLRIAISNPPWYDIAASVVILLATIYGVLWLTARIYRVGILMYGKRPTLPEIIKWLKYS; via the coding sequence ATGCCTAGCAATACGTATCTGATCGCCAGGCGCGAGTACCTGGAACGTGTACGCACCAAGGCGTTCCTGGTGACGACCATGCTGATTCCGCTGCTGATGGGCGGTGGGTTGTTGTTCAGCGTGCTGAAGTCAAGGCATGCGAAGTCGGCTTCGCACATCACTGTTGTTTCGACGGACACCGACCTGGCGCTGGCGTTGCAGGACGAACTGGAGCATGGCAAGGACTCTGCCATGGAGGTGGATGTAATCTCGCCGCCAAGCGGGAATACGCGCAAGGCCGTAGTAGATGAGACGGTGGACAAGCAGATTGACGGCTTCCTGTGGATTGAGATGAAGGATGGCCGTCCGAAGGCGACGTACACCTCCATGAGCACCGGCGATATCTCGACCGCACAGACGCTGGAAAGCGCACTGCGGCGCGCGGCCATGCGCGAAGGCATGCAGCACAAGGGCATGGAGGCGGGCGAGATCAAGGCCATGATGGAGCCGGTTGAGGTGGAAGCCGAGACGATCAAGAACGGCGAGATCTCGAAGTCGGACACGGTGACGGCCTTCTTCGGCGCGTACATTTTGTTCTTCCTGATGTATATGGCCGTGATGCTGCATGGCATGAACGTAGCGCGCAGCATTATTGAAGAGAAGACATCGCGCGTGTTTGAGGTGATGCTGGCCACGGTGAAGCCGCAGGAGATGATGACCGGCAAGCTGCTGGGCGTGGGCGCGGTAGGCCTGACGCAGATCGGTATCTGGGTAGCGGCGGCGCTGGCGCTGACGGCTCCGCAGGTGGCCGGTGCGGTGGGCGCTGGAGCGGTGCACATCAGCTTTTCGCTGGGGCAGATAGTGGCCTTTATCGGCTACTTCGTGATGGGCTTCCTGCTGTACTCCGGCATTGCGGCAGCGATTGGCGCGATGGTGAACTCCGAACAGGAACTGCAGCAGTTCAACATGGTGATCGCCATGCCGATGGCGGTGTGCATGTTTGTGCTGGTGCCGGTGATCTCGAATCCAAACTCAACCTTTTCACGCGTGATGAGTTTGATTCCGACCTGCACGCCATTGCTGATGTACCTGCGGATCGCTATCTCAAATCCGCCGTGGTATGACATTGCGGCATCGGTGGTGATTCTGCTGGCGACGATCTACGGCGTGCTTTGGCTGACGGCGCGGATCTATCGCGTAGGCATTCTGATGTATGGCAAGCGGCCCACGCTGCCGGAGATTATCAAGTGGCTGAAATACAGCTAG
- a CDS encoding response regulator, translated as MRRILVVDDEHLVADTLRIIFRENGFDARAVYSAEDGLTAARDFHPNLLLCDVNMPGEDGVSLASRLSEEQPGCRILLFTGYYSLMKSLLDRSRTQAHPWSVLTKPLHPTELLREANALLA; from the coding sequence ATGCGCCGCATCCTTGTTGTCGATGATGAACATCTCGTAGCCGATACCCTTCGGATCATCTTCCGTGAGAACGGCTTTGATGCGCGCGCTGTCTACTCTGCTGAGGATGGTCTGACGGCTGCGCGCGACTTCCACCCCAATCTGCTACTTTGCGATGTCAACATGCCCGGCGAAGACGGTGTTTCGCTGGCCTCTCGCCTTTCCGAAGAGCAGCCCGGCTGCCGCATCCTGCTCTTTACCGGCTACTACTCCCTGATGAAGAGCCTGCTTGACCGCTCCAGGACCCAGGCACACCCCTGGTCCGTACTGACCAAGCCGCTGCACCCGACAGAACTTCTGCGGGAAGCCAACGCATTGCTCGCCTAG
- a CDS encoding DUF2905 domain-containing protein — protein MIPAGRMLITIGCLLILAGFVLVIAGRYSLPLGRLPGDMNFRGQDWQVSVPLGSSIVLSLLLSAVFYILSRLQR, from the coding sequence ATGATCCCTGCTGGCCGTATGCTCATCACCATCGGTTGCCTGCTCATCCTGGCGGGCTTCGTGCTCGTTATCGCAGGCCGCTACTCCCTGCCTCTGGGCCGTCTGCCCGGCGACATGAACTTCCGCGGTCAGGACTGGCAGGTCTCCGTTCCACTGGGCAGCAGCATCGTGCTCAGCCTGCTGCTCTCTGCCGTCTTCTACATCCTCAGCCGCCTGCAGCGTTAA
- the polA gene encoding DNA polymerase I gives MSEDQKPAIYLLDAMAFIFRAYHAMQRSRPMSTRTGVPTAATYVFVNMINKLRRDFQPKYLAAIYDPPGPVFRDERAKEMKPQRKWNVKTQQFEEVDYAGYKANRAETPPDLQQQMPYIRRALDAFRIPVLLHEGFEADDVIGTLSCRAAEAGYRVFVVSPDKDMMQLVNEDVSILNPTKDNLVLDPAKVTEVLGVAPAQVIDVMALRGDAIDNVPGAPGIGDKGSVELIQQFGSLEAALDRAAEVKRKTYRESLENNRDNILLSKELVTIHTSVPVEFDVAAMETQPVDPIACRELFSELEFTTLLKELAPAEDATPASYILDPTAEQLTALFTAAKQGFALAVFENAAAIASEIAVEDETEAEPPPPETGNLFAAAAAPAVAAPPPSQGLRIGIAVDGHDATLIDLAQPEAAPLKAMLESESVPKSVHDLKSTLKALSSHGITLRGVQDDVMLYSYLINPTHGSHTLADIAARFSNRALGKDPQTLLVESADAVLRLANPMRDDIAEAGTMKVYDEIDKPLVPVLLKMEQDGVRIDRGVLSEMSSRLAVEVDTVSEKIYEASGHRFNINSPKQLGDVLFNKMDLPKPMKYGKGKVVSTAVDVLEELAEHHEVPRMVLEFRQLTKLKNTYLDQLPQLADSEGRIHTTFNQVGTATGRLSSINPNLQNIPVRTALGREIRAAFIAAPDNVLLSADYSQIELRLMAHFSEDPLLLDAYRTGKDIHTLTASEVFGVSPETMDKETRNRAKAVNFGIVYGISPFGLAAQLGIEQREAKLYIERYFERYQGVRRFIDATLEQVRETQKVTTLFGRVRPIPDIQSRNPNMRGFAERTAVNTPLQGTAADLIKVAMLHIDAELSKRNLKTKMTLQVHDELLFDVPQAEAEEVEALVKHEMESVIELKVPLVAETGVGSNWRDIK, from the coding sequence ATGTCCGAAGACCAGAAACCCGCAATCTACCTGCTGGACGCAATGGCGTTCATCTTCCGCGCCTACCATGCCATGCAGCGCTCGCGCCCCATGTCCACGCGCACCGGCGTGCCCACCGCGGCCACCTACGTCTTCGTCAACATGATCAACAAGCTGCGCCGCGACTTCCAGCCGAAGTACCTGGCCGCCATCTACGATCCGCCCGGCCCCGTCTTCCGCGACGAGCGCGCCAAAGAGATGAAGCCCCAGCGCAAGTGGAACGTCAAGACGCAGCAGTTTGAAGAGGTAGACTACGCCGGGTACAAGGCCAACCGGGCTGAAACCCCACCCGACCTTCAGCAGCAGATGCCCTACATCCGACGCGCGCTCGACGCCTTCCGCATCCCTGTCCTTCTCCACGAAGGCTTCGAGGCCGACGACGTCATCGGCACCCTCAGCTGCCGCGCCGCCGAGGCCGGATACCGCGTCTTCGTTGTCTCCCCCGACAAGGACATGATGCAGCTCGTCAATGAAGACGTCTCCATCCTGAACCCCACCAAGGACAACCTCGTCCTCGACCCCGCCAAGGTCACTGAAGTCCTCGGCGTTGCGCCCGCACAGGTCATCGACGTCATGGCCCTGCGCGGAGACGCCATCGACAACGTGCCCGGTGCGCCCGGCATCGGCGACAAGGGCTCCGTCGAACTCATCCAGCAGTTCGGCTCGCTTGAAGCCGCACTCGACCGCGCCGCTGAGGTCAAGCGCAAAACCTACCGCGAGAGCCTGGAAAACAACCGCGACAACATCCTTCTCAGCAAGGAACTGGTCACCATTCACACCAGTGTTCCTGTGGAGTTCGATGTCGCCGCGATGGAAACCCAGCCCGTCGATCCCATCGCCTGCCGCGAGCTCTTCAGCGAGCTTGAGTTCACCACGCTGCTCAAAGAACTCGCCCCCGCCGAGGACGCCACGCCCGCAAGCTACATCCTCGACCCCACAGCCGAACAGCTCACCGCCCTCTTCACCGCCGCAAAGCAAGGCTTCGCTCTCGCCGTCTTTGAGAACGCAGCCGCCATCGCCTCCGAGATCGCCGTCGAAGACGAAACCGAGGCCGAGCCGCCTCCGCCGGAGACCGGCAATCTCTTCGCCGCAGCCGCGGCCCCTGCCGTTGCCGCCCCGCCGCCATCACAAGGTCTGCGCATCGGCATCGCCGTGGACGGACACGACGCCACACTCATCGACCTGGCGCAGCCGGAGGCCGCTCCGCTGAAAGCCATGCTGGAGAGCGAGTCCGTACCGAAGTCGGTACACGACCTCAAGTCCACGCTCAAGGCTCTCTCCTCCCACGGCATCACGCTGCGCGGCGTACAGGACGATGTAATGCTCTACAGCTATCTCATCAACCCGACGCACGGCTCGCACACCCTGGCCGACATCGCCGCGCGCTTCAGCAACCGTGCCCTTGGCAAAGATCCGCAGACCTTGCTGGTTGAGTCCGCCGACGCCGTTCTGCGCCTCGCCAACCCCATGCGCGATGACATCGCCGAAGCCGGCACCATGAAGGTCTACGACGAGATCGACAAGCCCCTCGTCCCTGTCCTTCTCAAGATGGAACAGGATGGTGTGCGCATCGACCGCGGCGTACTCAGCGAGATGTCCTCGCGCCTCGCCGTTGAGGTCGACACCGTCAGCGAGAAGATCTACGAGGCCAGCGGCCACCGCTTCAACATCAACTCGCCCAAGCAGCTTGGCGACGTCCTCTTCAACAAGATGGACCTGCCCAAGCCCATGAAGTATGGCAAGGGCAAGGTCGTCTCCACCGCCGTCGACGTCCTCGAAGAGCTCGCCGAGCACCACGAGGTCCCACGCATGGTGCTCGAATTCCGCCAGCTCACCAAGCTCAAGAACACCTACCTCGACCAGCTTCCGCAGCTCGCCGACTCGGAAGGGCGCATCCACACCACCTTCAACCAGGTGGGCACTGCCACCGGCCGCCTCTCGTCCATCAACCCAAACCTGCAGAACATCCCCGTGCGCACCGCGCTCGGCCGCGAGATCCGCGCCGCCTTCATCGCCGCTCCGGACAACGTTCTCCTCTCCGCTGACTACTCACAGATCGAGCTCCGCCTGATGGCGCACTTCAGCGAAGACCCTCTGCTGCTCGACGCCTACCGCACCGGCAAAGACATCCACACGCTCACCGCCAGCGAGGTCTTCGGCGTCTCGCCCGAGACCATGGACAAAGAGACCCGCAACCGCGCCAAGGCCGTCAACTTCGGCATCGTCTATGGAATTTCTCCGTTCGGCCTGGCTGCACAGCTCGGCATCGAACAGCGCGAGGCCAAGCTCTACATCGAACGCTACTTCGAGCGCTACCAGGGCGTCCGCCGCTTCATCGACGCCACACTCGAACAGGTTCGCGAGACGCAGAAAGTTACCACTCTCTTCGGCCGCGTCCGCCCCATTCCCGACATCCAGTCCCGCAACCCCAACATGCGCGGCTTCGCCGAACGTACCGCCGTCAACACACCGCTGCAGGGCACAGCCGCCGACCTCATCAAGGTCGCCATGCTCCACATCGACGCCGAGCTAAGCAAGCGTAACCTGAAGACAAAGATGACCCTCCAGGTCCACGACGAACTCCTCTTCGACGTTCCACAGGCCGAAGCCGAAGAGGTCGAAGCCCTGGTCAAGCATGAGATGGAAAGTGTCATCGAACTCAAAGTCCCCCTCGTCGCCGAAACCGGCGTAGGAAGCAACTGGCGGGACATCAAGTAG
- the xseA gene encoding exodeoxyribonuclease VII large subunit — MSLAQLRAGRSSASTNPPQLGFAFEEPEEAAAPPVDPAETPAPRRSTFSVAELVSLIRGELEKKYGSISVFGEVSNCRPAASGHVYFTLKDGEAQLPVVLFKRQASLHKFRIEDGLEVLVRGRISVYESRGQLQLIAESVEPRGAGALQLAFEQLKARLQSEGLFDADRKRPLPAFPTRIGIVTSPTGAVIRDIVNVVRRRHACLDLLVFPAAVQGAGSPQEVAAGIRYFNQAAGTPHSVDLILLARGGGSAEDLAGFNDEALARTIADSTLPVVSAIGHETDFTIADFVADLRAPTPSAAAELITAAQHRIEEHIASLNHRLVRAARYATMQASQRLTRINAQAILYRVEDGISRRYQRLDELAWRGNTAMQTTLQRDERRLLTLRQRLAAQDLTRQLAASRHRISTMEARLLAAHRDRLRAERSRLQSASAALQSLSPVAVLQRGYALVYDANGKLLHDASTVEPGTTITSRLHKGTLTSTVTSGHPTKN, encoded by the coding sequence ATGTCGCTGGCACAGCTCCGCGCAGGCCGCTCCTCCGCCTCCACAAACCCGCCACAGCTCGGCTTCGCCTTCGAGGAACCGGAAGAGGCTGCCGCCCCTCCCGTCGACCCCGCAGAGACTCCTGCCCCCCGCCGCAGCACCTTCTCCGTCGCCGAACTCGTCTCCCTCATCCGCGGCGAGCTTGAGAAAAAGTACGGCAGCATCTCTGTCTTCGGAGAGGTCTCCAACTGCCGCCCCGCCGCCTCCGGCCACGTCTACTTCACGCTCAAGGACGGCGAGGCGCAGCTTCCCGTCGTCCTCTTCAAACGGCAGGCCAGCCTGCACAAGTTCCGCATCGAAGACGGCCTCGAAGTCCTCGTTCGCGGCCGCATCTCCGTCTACGAATCGCGCGGCCAGCTCCAGCTCATCGCCGAATCCGTCGAACCCCGCGGCGCCGGTGCCCTGCAGCTCGCCTTTGAGCAACTGAAAGCCCGCCTCCAGTCCGAAGGTCTGTTCGACGCCGATCGCAAGCGTCCCCTGCCCGCCTTTCCCACCCGCATCGGCATTGTCACCTCTCCCACGGGCGCAGTCATCCGCGACATCGTCAACGTCGTCCGCCGCCGCCACGCCTGCCTTGATTTACTGGTCTTCCCCGCCGCCGTGCAGGGCGCTGGCTCCCCGCAGGAGGTCGCCGCCGGCATCCGCTACTTCAACCAGGCCGCCGGGACGCCCCACTCCGTTGACCTCATCCTTCTCGCCCGTGGCGGAGGCTCCGCCGAAGACCTTGCCGGCTTCAACGACGAAGCCCTGGCCCGCACCATCGCCGACAGCACCCTGCCCGTCGTCTCCGCCATCGGCCACGAAACCGACTTCACCATCGCCGACTTCGTCGCCGACCTGCGCGCCCCCACTCCCTCCGCCGCCGCGGAGCTGATCACCGCCGCGCAGCACCGCATTGAGGAGCACATCGCCAGCCTGAACCACCGCCTAGTCCGCGCCGCCCGCTACGCCACCATGCAGGCCAGCCAGCGGCTCACGCGCATCAACGCGCAGGCCATCCTCTACCGAGTGGAAGACGGCATCAGCCGCCGTTATCAACGTCTGGACGAGCTCGCCTGGCGCGGCAACACCGCCATGCAGACCACCCTGCAACGAGACGAACGCCGCCTGCTGACGCTGCGCCAGCGGCTCGCCGCACAGGACCTCACCCGCCAGCTCGCCGCCTCGCGCCACCGCATCTCCACCATGGAAGCCCGCCTGCTGGCCGCGCATCGTGACCGTCTCCGCGCCGAGCGCAGCCGCCTGCAATCCGCATCCGCCGCACTGCAATCGCTCTCTCCCGTAGCCGTCCTGCAACGCGGCTATGCCCTGGTCTACGACGCCAATGGCAAGCTGCTGCATGACGCCTCCACGGTAGAACCGGGCACCACGATCACCTCTCGCCTCCACAAAGGCACCCTGACCTCCACCGTCACCAGCGGCCATCCAACCAAAAACTAG